From a single Oscillospiraceae bacterium genomic region:
- the gyrB gene encoding DNA topoisomerase (ATP-hydrolyzing) subunit B — translation MNELENQQYSADEIQVLEGLEAVRKRPGMYIGTTSLRGLHHLVYEIVDNAVDEVLAGRCSHIDVKILDGDVIEVSDNGHGIPTGMHATGKSAAEVVFTVLHAGGKFGGGGYKVSGGLHGVGASVVNALSEWLEVIIYQDGSIHEMKFSRGDVVQEITIVGKTDKTGTIVRFKADAEIFEDTVYEYETLLKRLREQAFLCAGLSIALADERVGRERVENLCYEGGIRSFVEFINQNRVPLHEQIVYMNAEKNTVMAEVALQYNDGYTESILSFANNIHTGEGGMHETGFKTALTRAINDYGQKYKILKEDEKLGGEDVREGLSCVISVKLTDAQFEGQTKTKLGNSEVRGIVDGMVTEKLTDYFEENPAVAKAIVGKSIDAARAREAARKARDLTRRKSALDSASLPGKLSDCHEKDPALTELFIVEGDSAGGSAKGGRDSKYQAILPLWGKMLNVEKSRLDKVYGNEKLIPIITALGAGIGPDFDATQLRYGKIILMADADVDGAHIRTLLLTFMFRYMRPLIEGGHVYIAQPPLFKVTRGKQVRWAVDEQDRDRVMAEMRGADENAKIEVGRNKGLGEMDADELWETTMNPETRTLMRVELEDAVSADQIFTVLMGDKVEPRRAFIEANAKYVQNLDV, via the coding sequence ATGAATGAATTAGAAAATCAGCAATACAGTGCCGATGAGATACAGGTGCTCGAAGGGTTAGAGGCCGTTCGCAAGCGTCCGGGTATGTATATCGGCACAACATCACTGCGCGGTTTGCATCACTTGGTCTACGAAATTGTTGACAATGCTGTTGATGAAGTGTTGGCTGGGCGATGCAGTCATATTGATGTCAAAATTTTAGACGGTGATGTTATTGAGGTGTCGGATAATGGGCATGGCATTCCAACGGGCATGCATGCGACGGGCAAGAGTGCGGCAGAGGTTGTCTTTACCGTACTGCACGCCGGCGGAAAATTTGGCGGCGGCGGCTATAAAGTGTCCGGTGGCCTGCATGGCGTCGGCGCATCGGTGGTCAACGCGCTATCAGAATGGCTGGAAGTTATTATCTATCAAGATGGAAGTATCCATGAAATGAAATTTTCGCGTGGCGATGTGGTGCAAGAAATCACCATCGTTGGAAAGACCGATAAAACCGGCACGATAGTACGTTTCAAAGCCGATGCAGAAATCTTTGAAGACACGGTTTATGAATATGAAACATTGCTTAAGCGTCTGCGTGAACAGGCTTTTCTATGTGCAGGGCTGAGTATTGCTTTGGCAGATGAGCGAGTGGGACGCGAACGTGTAGAAAATCTTTGTTATGAAGGTGGAATTCGCTCCTTTGTCGAATTTATCAACCAAAACCGCGTGCCGTTGCACGAACAAATTGTCTACATGAATGCCGAAAAAAACACAGTCATGGCTGAGGTGGCACTGCAATATAACGATGGCTATACTGAAAGTATTTTATCCTTTGCCAATAATATTCATACCGGCGAGGGCGGTATGCACGAAACCGGTTTCAAAACGGCATTGACACGCGCCATCAACGATTATGGACAGAAATATAAAATCCTTAAAGAAGATGAAAAATTGGGCGGCGAAGACGTGCGTGAAGGCCTGTCCTGTGTCATTAGCGTCAAGCTCACAGATGCGCAATTTGAGGGACAAACCAAGACAAAGCTGGGCAATAGCGAAGTGCGAGGCATTGTCGACGGTATGGTTACCGAAAAACTAACCGACTATTTTGAGGAAAACCCTGCCGTTGCCAAAGCCATTGTCGGCAAATCTATTGATGCAGCACGAGCGCGTGAGGCTGCTCGTAAAGCCCGGGACTTAACGCGACGCAAGAGTGCGCTTGACTCGGCATCATTGCCGGGAAAATTGTCTGATTGTCACGAAAAAGATCCGGCTTTGACTGAATTATTTATTGTTGAAGGTGACAGTGCGGGCGGCAGCGCCAAAGGTGGGCGTGATAGTAAGTATCAAGCCATTTTGCCGCTATGGGGTAAAATGCTCAACGTGGAGAAATCGCGGCTGGATAAAGTGTATGGCAATGAGAAGTTAATACCAATTATTACAGCTTTGGGTGCTGGCATTGGCCCTGACTTTGACGCGACACAGTTACGCTATGGTAAAATTATCCTGATGGCTGACGCCGATGTTGACGGTGCGCATATTCGCACATTGCTGTTGACCTTTATGTTCCGCTATATGCGGCCGTTGATTGAAGGCGGGCATGTTTATATTGCACAACCGCCGCTTTTCAAAGTAACACGTGGTAAGCAAGTGCGTTGGGCAGTCGATGAACAAGACCGTGATCGTGTCATGGCCGAAATGCGTGGCGCTGATGAAAATGCTAAAATTGAGGTTGGCCGTAACAAAGGCCTGGGTGAAATGGATGCCGACGAGCTGTGGGAAACAACGATGAATCCGGAAACACGGACGTTAATGCGGGTTGAACTAGAAGATGCGGTGAGCGCTGATCAAATTTTCACAGTGCTCATGGGCGATAAAGTCGAACCCCGCCGTGCATTTATCGAAGCAAATGCGAAGTATGTACAGAATTTGGATGTCTAA
- a CDS encoding ATP-binding protein has product MKTIFFRYFFMTATLLLTSVIVISTVMMLLIHNYLQNEQQVRLDRRTLNLRDILQEHDIALDDPVFRASLHFLADATRTHIMFVDLSPERYGYIKFRTSNHIAYDNLSPDALTPIYEGIDKFDDTLDGFFATRYYTRVIPIVFCGSDQHVTAILVSLPIDGHYEILLDVLYILLFISLLVVFAAAVSAYFMSRRILAPLNDMRVAVQNFSLGNYAARVPYHGKRDTEMAELATAINAMAVALEVGEEARAGFIANVSHEIRTPITNILGYINGILDGTLPQDRSPHYLGIIRDEIMRLSRLVKRMLDIARVQSGAFVAQPHPMDLCELAAQMLLLFETQITDKQLDVQVDMPDAAFCLADEEAIAQICFNLIENAIKFSEPGSPLKLKISQQNDKAWFSITNFGDEIKPADMPLLFDRFYKVDISRSRDPSGLGLGLFLVKTIINAHGEQIYVESHDGETTFKFSLPDL; this is encoded by the coding sequence ATGAAAACGATTTTTTTTCGCTATTTTTTTATGACGGCGACACTGCTGTTGACAAGTGTCATTGTCATCAGCACTGTTATGATGCTATTGATACACAATTATTTGCAAAATGAACAACAAGTACGGTTAGATCGACGCACTTTGAATTTACGAGATATCTTACAAGAGCATGACATAGCTCTTGATGACCCGGTCTTCCGCGCCAGTCTGCACTTTCTTGCCGATGCCACGCGTACGCATATTATGTTTGTTGATTTATCGCCTGAACGTTATGGTTATATTAAGTTCCGCACCTCTAACCATATTGCATATGATAACCTCTCTCCCGACGCACTGACGCCCATTTATGAGGGTATAGATAAGTTTGACGACACGCTGGATGGCTTTTTTGCTACGCGGTACTACACCCGCGTTATTCCCATCGTGTTTTGTGGCTCTGACCAACACGTCACAGCTATTTTGGTTTCGCTGCCTATCGATGGACACTACGAAATTTTATTAGATGTGCTGTATATATTGTTGTTTATCTCGTTGCTGGTTGTCTTTGCCGCAGCCGTTTCAGCTTACTTTATGTCGCGCCGCATCTTGGCGCCGCTCAATGATATGCGCGTTGCCGTACAAAACTTTTCGCTGGGCAACTATGCCGCGCGTGTGCCGTACCACGGCAAGCGTGACACCGAAATGGCAGAGCTCGCGACGGCCATCAACGCTATGGCGGTCGCGTTGGAAGTTGGCGAAGAGGCGCGCGCGGGATTCATTGCCAACGTCAGCCATGAGATACGCACACCGATTACTAATATCCTCGGCTACATCAACGGCATTCTCGACGGCACGTTGCCACAAGATCGTTCGCCACACTACTTAGGCATTATCCGCGATGAAATCATGCGCTTATCGCGGCTAGTCAAGCGTATGCTTGACATCGCGCGTGTGCAGTCGGGTGCGTTTGTCGCACAGCCACATCCTATGGATTTGTGCGAGCTTGCTGCACAGATGCTATTGTTGTTTGAAACGCAGATTACTGACAAACAATTAGACGTGCAAGTCGATATGCCTGACGCGGCGTTTTGCCTCGCCGATGAAGAAGCCATCGCACAGATTTGTTTTAACTTAATTGAAAATGCCATCAAGTTTTCCGAACCAGGTTCACCATTAAAACTAAAAATCTCACAGCAAAATGACAAAGCTTGGTTTTCGATTACCAACTTCGGTGATGAAATTAAGCCGGCCGATATGCCGTTGCTGTTCGACCGCTTTTACAAGGTTGACATTTCACGCTCACGCGACCCGTCGGGGTTGGGACTTGGTTTGTTCTTAGTCAAAACCATCATCAATGCCCACGGTGAACAGATCTATGTTGAGAGTCATGATGGAGAGACGACGTTTAAGTTTTCGCTGCCGGACTTATAG
- the rnhA gene encoding ribonuclease HI, whose protein sequence is MDNVSLYTDGACSGNPGPGGWAAILKYGEHEKELSGYDPDTTNNRMELTGVIQGLQTLKRSCNVIVTTDSRYVADGINKGWAKKWRSNNWIKSDKKPALNSDLWVQLLDLCETHEVTFIWVRGHSDNPYNNRCDELAVAEYKNHSSGTPRASREN, encoded by the coding sequence ATGGATAACGTCTCTCTTTACACCGACGGTGCTTGCTCCGGAAACCCCGGTCCCGGTGGCTGGGCGGCCATCTTGAAATACGGCGAGCACGAAAAAGAACTTTCCGGTTATGACCCCGACACTACCAATAATCGCATGGAGTTGACAGGCGTTATTCAAGGCTTGCAAACGCTAAAGCGCTCCTGTAACGTCATTGTTACCACGGACTCGCGCTACGTTGCCGACGGCATTAACAAAGGTTGGGCAAAGAAATGGCGCAGCAATAATTGGATCAAGTCTGACAAAAAACCGGCTTTGAATTCTGACCTTTGGGTACAACTACTCGACCTCTGCGAAACACATGAGGTGACTTTCATTTGGGTACGCGGGCATAGTGACAACCCCTATAACAATCGATGTGATGAACTGGCCGTGGCGGAGTACAAAAATCATTCATCGGGGACTCCCCGGGCGTCCCGTGAAAACTAA
- a CDS encoding 2-isopropylmalate synthase, with protein sequence MEPKKNKRSGLLEFGYKYTELEKPNLFRYMYPYDQIPRLIFNQRIVPMNLPDKIYITDTTFRDGQQSRAPYTVEEIVHLFGLLHKLDNGQGVIAQSEFFLYSKKDREAVEKCRELGYEFPEVTSWIRANIKDFQLVKDMEIKETGILVSCSDYHIFNKMGWTRAEALKNYLTIVEAALEAGIRPRCHFEDITRADFHGFVLPFAAKLMELSKESGIPIKVRACDTLGLGTYIPGVVLPRSVQQIIYGLHNYSGVPSEMIEWHGHNDFYNAVPNAVTAWLYGASAINTSLLGIGERTGNTPLEAMCIEYCQLKGHHGGLNLRVITEIAEYYESHLGYDIPPRTPFIGKAFNATRAGIHADGLLKDEEIYNIFNTAEILDRPPIVIVDSHSGLAGLAIWVNTYFNLKDDKKVDKRDPRLAKIKEWIDAQYADGRNTTIGDVELKKLVAEHMPGLM encoded by the coding sequence ATGGAACCCAAGAAGAATAAACGCTCAGGATTGCTGGAGTTTGGCTATAAGTACACCGAATTGGAAAAACCCAACCTATTCCGCTACATGTACCCTTACGACCAAATCCCGCGCTTGATTTTTAACCAGCGGATTGTGCCGATGAACTTACCTGATAAGATTTATATCACTGACACGACATTCCGTGACGGTCAGCAATCACGCGCGCCATATACTGTTGAGGAAATTGTGCATCTCTTCGGACTACTTCACAAGCTCGACAACGGGCAAGGCGTCATCGCACAATCGGAGTTTTTTCTCTACTCAAAAAAAGACCGTGAGGCAGTTGAAAAATGCCGGGAATTGGGCTATGAATTCCCTGAGGTGACGTCATGGATTCGTGCCAATATCAAAGACTTTCAACTTGTCAAAGACATGGAAATCAAAGAGACCGGCATTTTAGTATCCTGCTCAGACTACCATATCTTTAACAAAATGGGCTGGACGCGCGCCGAGGCTCTAAAAAATTATTTGACCATCGTTGAGGCAGCGCTCGAAGCCGGTATCCGCCCACGTTGCCATTTTGAGGATATTACACGCGCCGACTTCCACGGCTTTGTTTTGCCGTTCGCGGCCAAGCTGATGGAGTTGTCAAAAGAATCCGGTATTCCCATCAAGGTGCGCGCTTGCGATACATTAGGGTTGGGTACATACATCCCCGGCGTGGTATTGCCACGCAGCGTGCAGCAAATTATCTACGGCCTGCACAACTATTCGGGCGTGCCGAGCGAGATGATTGAATGGCACGGGCATAACGACTTCTACAACGCCGTGCCCAATGCCGTGACAGCTTGGCTATACGGCGCAAGCGCTATCAATACGTCACTGCTTGGTATTGGTGAGCGCACCGGCAATACGCCGTTGGAAGCCATGTGTATTGAATATTGCCAACTCAAGGGGCATCATGGCGGCTTAAATTTGCGTGTCATTACTGAAATTGCAGAGTATTACGAGTCGCACCTCGGATACGATATTCCACCGCGCACGCCATTTATCGGCAAAGCGTTCAACGCCACACGGGCCGGCATTCACGCCGACGGGCTGCTCAAAGACGAAGAGATTTATAACATCTTTAACACGGCCGAAATTCTCGACCGACCACCGATTGTTATTGTCGACAGTCACTCCGGCTTGGCAGGTTTGGCGATTTGGGTCAATACATACTTTAACCTCAAAGATGACAAGAAAGTTGACAAACGCGACCCGCGGCTGGCAAAAATCAAAGAATGGATTGACGCGCAGTACGCTGACGGGCGCAATACCACGATTGGCGACGTTGAACTGAAAAAACTGGTGGCCGAGCATATGCCGGGATTGATGTGA
- the gyrA gene encoding DNA gyrase subunit A yields the protein MKKSYIDYAMSVIVSRALPDVRDGLKPVHRRILYTMYEENLTSDKPFRKAATAVGDVMGRYHPHGDQAIYDSLVRMAQPFSLRYMLVDGHGNFGSVDGDPPAAMRYTESRMSKIAMEMMADIEKDTVDFVPNYDNFRKEPSVLPSRFPNLLVNGSSGIAVGMATNIPPHNLSEVIDATVAVIDDSEVTLEDLLQHIKGPDFPTYGTIFGVSGMRAAYATGRGRMKVRAKAEIEEGKTKTRIVVKELPYQVNKARLVESIAELVKDKTVEAISALRDESDRNGMKIVIELKRDANAQIVLNQLYTHTQMQVTFGIILLALVNGQPKVMTLREMLDHYIAHQREVTIRRAEYELKKALERAHILEGLCIAARNVDEVVKIIRASTNIPEAKTALISRFDLSDIQAQAIVDLRLGRLTGLELDKIEAEYAEIMKKIEELRGLLGSESQIMAMVREELLEIKRKYGDERRTDIEIVDDEIDMEDLIERTDCVFTLTSQNYIKRQPEAVYRAQRRGGRGVTAQAIREEDYIKDVLVGNTHDTLLFFTNYGRLYTKKGYHIPESGRNAKGMNIVNLLPLESDERVTAIIPTSDDMAEEYLVLVTRRGVVKRVLLDVLRTNRKSGVRAITLAEGDELNTVRKTDGYTDIIIATRQGKAICFPETDIRTMGREAGGVRGMRLAEGDEVVGAARAHPDGTLLTVTENGYGKRTELSAYRMQKRGGMGVKNHGLNDKTGLVADIKVVSPDDDILLISDDGTIIRIAVDSINVYSRSASGVTVMRMGKGAKLIATARVKREEESDNIEGDSEGSVGHGELDMPQTE from the coding sequence ATGAAAAAATCATACATTGATTATGCCATGAGCGTCATCGTCAGTCGTGCATTGCCTGATGTGCGTGACGGTTTGAAGCCGGTACATCGCCGCATTCTCTATACGATGTATGAAGAAAATCTTACTTCTGATAAACCATTCCGTAAAGCTGCAACAGCTGTCGGCGATGTTATGGGTCGCTATCACCCGCACGGTGACCAAGCTATTTATGATTCACTGGTGCGTATGGCGCAGCCTTTCTCGTTGCGCTACATGCTGGTAGATGGTCACGGTAACTTCGGTTCAGTTGACGGTGATCCGCCGGCCGCCATGCGTTATACCGAGTCGCGCATGTCAAAAATCGCGATGGAAATGATGGCTGATATTGAGAAAGATACCGTCGATTTCGTGCCCAACTATGACAATTTTCGTAAAGAGCCGTCAGTATTGCCTTCACGGTTTCCCAATTTATTAGTTAACGGTAGCTCAGGCATCGCCGTTGGCATGGCGACCAATATTCCACCGCACAATTTAAGTGAAGTTATCGATGCGACTGTCGCTGTTATTGATGACTCAGAGGTTACCCTCGAAGATCTTTTGCAGCACATCAAAGGGCCTGATTTTCCGACTTACGGTACAATTTTTGGCGTATCGGGGATGCGGGCAGCATATGCCACAGGCCGCGGTCGCATGAAAGTTCGGGCCAAGGCCGAAATTGAGGAGGGCAAAACCAAAACGCGCATCGTCGTCAAGGAACTGCCTTATCAAGTCAACAAAGCGCGGCTGGTCGAATCAATTGCTGAACTGGTCAAAGATAAAACCGTTGAAGCTATTTCTGCGTTGCGTGATGAGTCTGACCGCAACGGCATGAAAATTGTCATTGAACTCAAACGTGACGCCAACGCGCAAATTGTACTCAACCAGCTCTACACCCATACGCAGATGCAAGTAACTTTTGGTATCATCTTGCTTGCGCTCGTTAACGGACAGCCCAAAGTCATGACATTGCGCGAAATGCTTGACCACTATATTGCACACCAACGCGAAGTTACCATTCGCCGCGCCGAATACGAGTTGAAAAAAGCACTCGAACGCGCCCACATTTTAGAAGGACTCTGTATAGCGGCACGCAATGTCGACGAAGTTGTCAAAATCATTCGCGCCAGTACCAACATTCCCGAAGCCAAGACAGCGCTGATTAGTCGTTTTGACTTATCTGATATTCAAGCGCAAGCCATCGTCGATTTACGCCTGGGGCGTTTGACTGGGCTGGAACTCGACAAAATCGAGGCCGAATACGCCGAAATTATGAAGAAAATTGAAGAACTGCGCGGTCTGCTCGGTTCAGAATCACAAATTATGGCAATGGTGCGCGAAGAATTGCTCGAAATCAAACGAAAATACGGTGACGAACGCCGTACTGATATTGAAATTGTTGATGACGAGATTGACATGGAAGATTTAATTGAGCGCACCGACTGCGTCTTTACGCTAACCAGCCAAAACTACATCAAGCGTCAGCCTGAAGCTGTTTATCGCGCACAGCGGCGGGGCGGTCGCGGTGTAACGGCGCAAGCCATCCGTGAGGAAGACTATATAAAGGATGTACTTGTTGGCAATACACACGATACGTTGCTCTTCTTTACCAACTATGGGCGGCTATACACTAAAAAAGGCTATCATATCCCTGAGTCGGGGCGCAATGCCAAGGGCATGAACATTGTCAACCTACTGCCACTGGAATCCGATGAACGTGTAACAGCTATTATTCCAACCAGTGACGATATGGCTGAAGAATACCTTGTGTTGGTCACACGGCGCGGCGTTGTCAAGCGCGTGTTGCTTGATGTGTTGCGCACCAACCGAAAGTCGGGCGTCCGTGCCATCACGCTGGCCGAGGGCGACGAGTTAAACACCGTCCGCAAAACCGATGGGTACACTGATATCATTATTGCCACGCGGCAGGGTAAAGCTATCTGTTTCCCTGAAACCGATATTCGCACCATGGGGCGCGAGGCCGGCGGCGTGCGCGGTATGCGGCTGGCCGAGGGTGATGAAGTTGTTGGCGCGGCGCGGGCACACCCGGACGGTACGTTGTTGACTGTCACTGAAAACGGTTACGGAAAACGTACTGAGCTGTCGGCGTACCGTATGCAGAAACGTGGCGGCATGGGAGTCAAAAACCACGGCCTCAATGACAAAACCGGCTTGGTGGCTGATATCAAAGTCGTCAGTCCCGATGATGATATTCTGCTCATTAGCGACGATGGCACAATCATCCGCATCGCTGTCGATTCCATCAATGTTTATAGTCGCAGTGCGTCAGGCGTCACCGTCATGCGCATGGGTAAGGGCGCTAAACTCATCGCTACCGCCCGCGTCAAGCGAGAGGAAGAGAGCGATAATATTGAAGGTGACAGCGAAGGCAGTGTAGGGCACGGTGAGCTCGACATGCCGCAAACGGAATAA
- the minD gene encoding septum site-determining protein MinD, whose protein sequence is MGKVITLASGKGGTGKSTLAAGIASYLAALGKRVLAVDADIGLRSLDVLLGMHESMAFDFNDVIERRCTLNDAVTAHPVLKRLSLLAAPNTIMPQEIDLNVFQAMMKPLRPHFDYILVDSAAGVDTAFQLAVSVADMVIVVANTELISLRDAARVHQLLLAEAEGQKQCRLVVNRVRPHQIVAGEAANIDEVMDMVGLPLLGLVPEDETVIACANHASPLILQGRTNAGQAMLDIARRIDGLYVPLPKKIRASASQFVEVK, encoded by the coding sequence ATGGGCAAAGTCATTACATTGGCTTCAGGCAAAGGTGGCACAGGTAAAAGCACGTTGGCAGCAGGTATCGCGAGCTATTTGGCGGCACTGGGCAAACGCGTGTTGGCAGTTGATGCCGACATCGGGCTGCGCAGCTTGGATGTGTTGCTCGGTATGCATGAATCAATGGCTTTCGATTTTAATGATGTCATTGAGCGCCGCTGTACGCTCAACGACGCAGTGACTGCGCATCCGGTGCTTAAACGGCTATCACTGCTGGCTGCGCCTAACACGATCATGCCGCAAGAAATAGATCTCAATGTCTTTCAAGCCATGATGAAGCCGTTGCGCCCGCACTTCGACTATATTTTGGTCGACAGTGCGGCAGGTGTGGACACGGCGTTTCAACTGGCAGTATCGGTGGCCGACATGGTTATCGTTGTGGCAAATACTGAGCTCATCAGTTTGCGTGATGCGGCGCGCGTACATCAGTTGTTGTTGGCGGAGGCAGAGGGGCAAAAGCAATGCCGTTTAGTGGTCAACCGCGTGCGCCCGCATCAGATTGTTGCCGGTGAAGCTGCGAACATTGACGAAGTCATGGATATGGTGGGTCTGCCACTGTTGGGGCTCGTGCCCGAAGATGAGACAGTCATCGCTTGCGCCAACCACGCCTCACCGCTAATTTTGCAAGGGCGCACCAACGCAGGCCAAGCCATGCTCGACATTGCACGGCGTATTGACGGCCTATATGTGCCATTGCCAAAAAAGATAAGAGCCTCGGCCTCGCAGTTTGTCGAAGTGAAATAA
- a CDS encoding DUF370 domain-containing protein, producing the protein MYLHLGDNATVLGKYVIGVFDLETSTTAKDTRDFLHDVQINNQVCDICDDIPKAFVLYCENSDKRVYITQIASDTLRKRVNI; encoded by the coding sequence ATGTATTTACATTTAGGCGACAACGCTACTGTACTTGGAAAATACGTTATTGGCGTATTCGATTTGGAAACCTCAACGACTGCTAAAGATACACGTGATTTTTTACATGATGTACAAATCAACAATCAGGTCTGCGATATTTGTGATGATATTCCAAAAGCCTTTGTGCTGTATTGTGAAAACAGCGACAAACGCGTATATATTACCCAAATTGCGAGTGATACCTTACGAAAGAGAGTAAATATATGA
- a CDS encoding aminopeptidase produces the protein MCEKMLKKYVEAVLGIGVNIQPGQKLAIYCEINAAYMARMAMEEAYRRGAADVVIRWSDEASERIGYLLAPDENFGKVAEWERARMQHLVDEKYHVLWISSDDPENLKGVCPDRIERDEKAYNKMSKPRDDQIMANEVQWVSCSVPSPAWARKVFPDAAGDEQAMELMWEAIYAACRIDDNDPVENWQVHVAYLQGKADALNKWNFQSLRFTSGLGTDLEVKLPKNHCWLACGEEAKTGINFVANMPTEEVFTAPQRNGVNGVVYATKPLVYYGDVIDGFWLRFEDGKVVEYAAEKNQHLLEKLLTADEGSNYLGEVALVPHSSPISQSGILWYDALYDENASCHLALGDGYPDCITGAVGKSEQERIAMGLNQSFEHEDFMIGSGDMDIIGITQDGKEVQVFKQGEWAW, from the coding sequence GTGTGTGAAAAAATGTTGAAGAAGTATGTGGAAGCTGTTCTTGGAATCGGAGTTAATATCCAGCCCGGGCAGAAGTTGGCGATATACTGCGAAATTAATGCGGCATATATGGCTCGGATGGCAATGGAAGAGGCGTATCGCCGTGGGGCAGCTGATGTTGTGATACGTTGGAGTGACGAGGCCAGTGAGCGAATTGGCTATCTTCTTGCGCCAGACGAAAATTTTGGGAAAGTGGCGGAGTGGGAGAGAGCCAGAATGCAGCATTTGGTGGATGAGAAGTATCATGTGCTGTGGATTTCCTCTGACGACCCCGAGAACCTAAAAGGGGTTTGTCCCGATAGAATTGAGCGGGACGAAAAGGCGTACAATAAAATGAGCAAACCACGCGACGATCAGATTATGGCCAATGAAGTACAGTGGGTTAGCTGTAGTGTGCCGTCGCCTGCTTGGGCCAGAAAAGTGTTTCCTGACGCTGCCGGCGATGAGCAAGCCATGGAATTGATGTGGGAAGCTATTTATGCCGCTTGTCGCATTGACGACAACGATCCAGTGGAGAATTGGCAGGTGCACGTAGCGTATTTGCAGGGTAAGGCTGATGCGCTGAACAAATGGAATTTTCAGAGCCTGCGATTTACCAGTGGGCTAGGCACTGACTTAGAAGTGAAATTGCCGAAAAATCATTGTTGGCTGGCTTGTGGTGAGGAGGCCAAAACCGGCATCAACTTTGTTGCAAATATGCCAACAGAAGAGGTGTTTACTGCACCGCAACGGAATGGCGTTAATGGTGTGGTTTATGCCACCAAGCCGCTGGTCTATTATGGGGATGTCATTGACGGTTTTTGGCTACGGTTTGAGGATGGTAAAGTAGTGGAATATGCCGCTGAGAAGAACCAACACTTGCTAGAGAAACTGTTGACTGCCGACGAGGGGTCAAACTATTTGGGCGAAGTGGCTCTTGTACCCCATTCCTCGCCCATTTCTCAGTCAGGCATTTTGTGGTATGATGCTCTTTATGACGAGAATGCGTCTTGCCATTTGGCGTTAGGTGATGGTTATCCCGACTGTATCACAGGAGCTGTCGGCAAAAGCGAGCAAGAGCGGATCGCTATGGGACTTAACCAATCGTTTGAGCATGAGGATTTTATGATTGGGTCGGGGGATATGGATATTATTGGCATCACTCAAGACGGCAAAGAAGTTCAAGTATTCAAGCAAGGCGAATGGGCTTGGTAG
- a CDS encoding DUF1624 domain-containing protein has product MIKQRIHLIDALRGFAIILMVAFHFGINLVDWGFAEPTLVFNPTLRILQPIFAGVFILLSGMSSRFSRSNLRRGVIVLLCAYAVSIATFWIGMPIYFGILHFLGVAMTLYGLLQSTLDKLPKRLQPAIYIALFAVSSFFFPRAIEEETNLFLPFGLYGNRGADYFPLLPWLFLFLLGTWLGKLAVENKLPKWFYTFNMPILPIIGRHGLLIYLVHQPVLYGIFWLVA; this is encoded by the coding sequence ATGATAAAACAACGCATTCATCTCATCGACGCCTTGCGTGGGTTTGCCATTATCCTCATGGTTGCCTTTCACTTTGGCATCAATCTTGTCGACTGGGGGTTTGCCGAACCGACATTAGTTTTTAATCCAACGCTGCGCATTTTGCAGCCTATCTTCGCTGGTGTATTCATTCTGTTGTCCGGCATGAGCAGCCGATTTTCACGCTCCAACTTGCGGCGCGGCGTTATTGTTTTACTTTGCGCTTACGCTGTCAGCATCGCAACATTCTGGATTGGAATGCCAATTTATTTTGGTATATTGCACTTTCTCGGCGTAGCAATGACGTTGTACGGATTGTTGCAAAGCACGCTCGACAAATTGCCAAAACGATTACAGCCGGCAATATATATCGCATTATTTGCTGTGAGTAGCTTCTTTTTCCCGCGTGCCATTGAAGAGGAGACAAACTTATTTCTGCCATTTGGGCTTTATGGTAATCGCGGGGCTGATTATTTCCCGCTATTGCCCTGGTTGTTTCTTTTCTTGCTTGGTACCTGGCTGGGAAAGTTGGCCGTTGAAAATAAATTGCCAAAATGGTTTTACACTTTCAATATGCCGATTTTGCCAATTATCGGGCGGCACGGCTTACTTATATATTTGGTGCATCAGCCGGTTTTATATGGGATATTTTGGTTGGTAGCATAA